In Acidobacteriota bacterium, a single window of DNA contains:
- a CDS encoding response regulator: protein MPVRTVLVIDDDEAVLAALPALLGAPDVKVETAATVEEARRRIERRRPDLVITDLCFGPRTDRGGLELISWLRDRHPRTPIVLLTAFDSPEVRAEAEVLGAAGVWSKSLGPGEFVRRSRALLFGILERGDL from the coding sequence ATGCCCGTGAGGACCGTCCTCGTCATCGATGACGACGAGGCGGTCCTCGCGGCGCTCCCCGCGCTGCTCGGCGCTCCGGATGTGAAGGTCGAAACGGCGGCCACGGTCGAAGAGGCACGCCGCCGCATCGAGCGGAGGAGGCCCGATCTCGTCATCACCGACCTCTGCTTCGGACCGCGCACCGATCGCGGCGGTCTCGAGCTGATCTCCTGGCTCCGTGACCGCCACCCGCGGACGCCGATCGTCCTGCTGACGGCATTCGACAGCCCGGAGGTGCGCGCCGAGGCGGAGGTCCTCGGCGCGGCGGGCGTGTGGTCCAAATCGCTCGGACCGGGCGAGTTCGTCCGGCGCTCGCGCGCCCTCCTGTTCGGGATCCTGGAGCGAGGAGACCTCTGA
- the lexA gene encoding repressor LexA: MAHTPPGETREKIYRFVRERLEAGAPPTIREVQRAFGFRSVESARSQLEALVREGRLVKQPGRARGYRLPPGRAPRPARLVPLVGRVPAGALAAAIEDPEGYLPVAAPSSGGRELFALRVRGDSMVGAGILPGDILIVRRQPSADPGDIVVAAVEGIADEEATVKRLRLRRGRWVLCPENPAYEPIVPPPGALRILGRVVEVRRYLEAPPLVERPGGEG, encoded by the coding sequence ATGGCCCACACGCCGCCCGGCGAGACCCGGGAGAAGATCTACCGCTTCGTGCGCGAGCGGCTGGAGGCGGGCGCGCCGCCGACGATCCGCGAGGTGCAGCGGGCGTTCGGCTTCCGGTCGGTCGAGTCGGCGCGGAGCCAGCTCGAGGCGCTGGTGCGCGAGGGCCGGCTGGTCAAGCAGCCGGGGCGCGCCCGCGGCTACCGGCTGCCGCCGGGCCGGGCGCCGCGGCCGGCGCGGCTCGTCCCGCTCGTCGGCCGGGTGCCGGCGGGCGCCCTCGCCGCCGCGATCGAGGACCCGGAGGGCTACCTCCCGGTCGCCGCTCCCTCCTCCGGCGGGCGGGAGCTGTTCGCCCTCCGGGTCCGCGGCGACAGCATGGTCGGGGCGGGGATTCTCCCCGGCGACATCCTGATCGTCCGCCGCCAGCCGAGCGCCGACCCGGGCGACATCGTCGTCGCCGCGGTCGAGGGGATCGCGGACGAAGAGGCGACGGTCAAGAGGCTCCGGCTCCGGCGCGGCCGCTGGGTGCTCTGCCCGGAGAACCCCGCCTACGAGCCGATCGTCCCCCCGCCGGGGGCGCTCAGGATCCTCGGCAGGGTGGTGGAGGTCCGGCGCTACCTCGAGGCGCCCCCGCTCGTCGAGCGGCCGGGCGGGGAGGGCTGA
- a CDS encoding recombinase A: protein MAAGPLRDPALPDLAALVWRASRYREGTRPAGAPAWTLDELSGRLAELSGLGAAAQLTLAFLLVREAQALGEPAAWVSHRRSSFYPPDAAASGVDLSALPVIFVGDAQEAARAAAQLARSGAFGLLVVDLIGIDPAVPPALQSRLAGLARTHDIAVLILTEKPADAPSVGSLVSFRGEALRRRVEGPAESVPEEGAARFACRLRVLKDKRRGPGWRHEELCRGPAGLR from the coding sequence ATGGCCGCCGGTCCGCTCCGCGATCCCGCCCTCCCGGACCTCGCGGCGCTCGTCTGGCGCGCGAGCCGCTACCGGGAGGGGACGCGCCCGGCCGGCGCTCCGGCCTGGACGCTCGACGAACTCTCCGGCCGGCTGGCGGAGCTGTCCGGCCTCGGGGCGGCGGCGCAGCTCACGCTGGCGTTCCTCCTGGTGCGCGAGGCGCAGGCGCTGGGGGAGCCGGCCGCCTGGGTCTCGCACCGGCGGAGCAGCTTCTATCCCCCCGACGCGGCGGCGAGCGGGGTCGACCTGTCGGCGCTGCCGGTGATCTTCGTCGGCGATGCGCAGGAGGCCGCCCGCGCGGCGGCGCAGCTCGCGCGCTCGGGTGCGTTCGGGCTGCTGGTGGTCGACCTGATCGGCATCGACCCCGCCGTTCCTCCCGCCCTGCAATCGCGCCTCGCCGGCCTCGCCCGCACCCACGACATCGCCGTTTTGATCCTCACCGAGAAGCCGGCCGACGCTCCCTCGGTCGGCTCCCTCGTCTCGTTCCGGGGGGAAGCCCTCCGCCGCCGCGTCGAGGGGCCGGCGGAATCCGTCCCGGAGGAAGGGGCCGCGCGCTTCGCCTGCCGGCTCCGGGTGCTCAAGGACAAGCGGCGCGGTCCCGGCTGGCGGCACGAGGAGCTCTGCCGTGGACCGGCTGGCCTGCGTTGA